In Porphyromonas cangingivalis, a genomic segment contains:
- a CDS encoding polyprenyl synthetase family protein gives MSFYSSLPDSVHRSLELFEKEYYASLTSASAEIRNAVEILSKSAGKRMRPMMLILTAGCLGEVDARVINGAVFVELLHVATLIHDDVIDESGLRRGHPALHTLIGSHKAVLMGDYVLATAMMKAAETKNHDVINALALLGRMLIEGEFLQMNAARKGFPTEEAYYDIINKKTASLMAMSVYIGASLVGLKDPIKLHALSEATTKLGIAFQIKDDIFDYISDETIGKPIGNDLREHKVTLPLIHALTKDGDIADRQEMIDILDHEELSSSQIRTLIDYVIREGGVAYAETKIQSLIDESKALFDTHLPDCEYKSALMSLCDYVGSREK, from the coding sequence ATGAGTTTTTATTCCTCTCTACCTGACAGTGTTCATCGCTCATTAGAATTGTTTGAGAAAGAATACTATGCTTCTCTCACCAGTGCGAGTGCAGAGATCCGTAATGCCGTAGAGATACTGTCCAAGTCCGCAGGCAAGAGGATGCGTCCGATGATGCTCATCCTGACCGCCGGATGTCTTGGAGAAGTCGATGCCCGGGTCATCAACGGTGCCGTCTTTGTGGAGCTCCTACATGTCGCCACCCTCATCCACGACGATGTCATCGACGAGAGCGGACTACGCCGTGGACATCCTGCGCTACATACGCTCATAGGTAGTCACAAGGCTGTACTCATGGGCGACTATGTCCTCGCCACTGCAATGATGAAGGCGGCAGAGACAAAAAATCACGATGTCATCAACGCCCTCGCCTTGCTCGGTCGTATGCTCATCGAGGGAGAGTTCCTTCAGATGAATGCCGCACGCAAGGGCTTCCCTACCGAAGAGGCTTACTACGATATCATCAATAAGAAGACCGCTTCACTCATGGCAATGAGTGTCTATATAGGAGCTTCGCTTGTCGGACTCAAAGATCCGATCAAGCTCCATGCGCTTTCCGAAGCGACCACGAAGCTCGGTATCGCCTTTCAGATCAAGGACGACATCTTCGACTACATATCGGATGAGACCATCGGCAAGCCGATCGGTAATGACCTCCGTGAGCACAAGGTCACCCTTCCGCTCATCCATGCTCTTACTAAGGACGGAGACATCGCCGACCGTCAGGAGATGATCGACATCCTCGATCACGAAGAGCTCTCGTCCTCTCAGATCCGTACCCTCATCGACTACGTGATACGTGAGGGTGGTGTTGCTTATGCCGAGACCAAGATACAGTCGCTCATCGATGAGAGCAAGGCTCTCTTCGACACGCATTTACCCGACTGTGAGTACAAGTCTGCACTCATGTCTCTCTGCGACTATGTCGGCAGTAGGGAGAAATAA
- a CDS encoding 3-dehydroquinate synthase, translating to MMHQQVQVADLPGVASALSTHIDGQGYERLIIVVDENTERHCLPLLSDGSGMPTLWHTAPVVVIPSGESGKDIGTVTMLWTKLTALGVTRRTALVALGGGALTDVVGFVAATYKRGIGLINLPTTLLGAIDASIGGKTGIDLEGVKNIVGAFYPASLTLICPAFFDTLPTAELLSGYGEVLKYGLLCGAPLYGQSLSRNAGQISHEMLLACIEHKQKIVAEDPLDTGIRMTLNLGHTVAHALEALMVRRSRPQVPHGIAVTVGLITDLYLSVRRHNLDRNTLYSFSNYVREEFPHVRFTCHDYDDLIDIMRHDKKNSGDLITTILLTKPGEPLITRDISRQEMEGALDFYRDFVGV from the coding sequence ATGATGCACCAACAAGTACAAGTGGCAGACCTGCCCGGAGTGGCAAGCGCACTGTCGACTCATATCGACGGCCAGGGGTACGAGAGACTGATCATCGTGGTGGACGAAAATACGGAGAGACACTGTCTCCCCTTACTCTCCGACGGGAGCGGTATGCCGACACTGTGGCATACCGCTCCCGTTGTCGTCATCCCCTCAGGAGAGTCAGGTAAGGACATCGGTACGGTCACGATGCTTTGGACCAAGCTCACCGCACTCGGTGTCACTCGTCGTACAGCACTTGTCGCCCTCGGTGGAGGTGCACTCACGGACGTTGTAGGCTTTGTCGCTGCGACCTATAAGAGAGGTATCGGACTCATCAACCTCCCGACGACCCTCCTCGGAGCCATAGATGCCTCGATCGGTGGTAAGACAGGGATAGACCTTGAGGGGGTAAAAAACATCGTTGGTGCGTTTTATCCCGCATCGTTGACCCTGATCTGTCCTGCGTTCTTTGACACCCTTCCGACAGCCGAACTCCTCTCCGGTTATGGAGAAGTCTTAAAGTACGGTCTTCTCTGCGGTGCTCCACTTTACGGACAAAGCTTGAGCCGGAATGCAGGGCAAATTTCTCACGAGATGCTCCTTGCCTGCATCGAGCACAAACAAAAGATCGTTGCCGAAGATCCCCTTGACACAGGCATCCGTATGACCCTCAACCTCGGTCATACCGTCGCCCACGCTCTCGAAGCCCTTATGGTACGCCGATCTCGGCCACAAGTTCCTCACGGTATCGCTGTCACTGTAGGACTCATCACCGATCTCTACCTTTCCGTGCGTCGTCACAACCTCGACCGCAACACCCTCTACTCCTTCAGCAACTACGTTCGGGAGGAGTTTCCCCACGTGCGCTTCACCTGCCATGACTACGATGATCTCATCGACATCATGCGCCACGACAAGAAAAACTCCGGCGATCTCATCACCACCATCCTACTTACCAAGCCCGGTGAACCACTCATCACGAGAGACATCTCTCGCCAAGAGATGGAGGGAGCTCTCGACTTCTACCGTGACTTTGTCGGGGTGTAG
- the mutS gene encoding DNA mismatch repair protein MutS, producing the protein MCAKIAETPMMSQYNAIKQRHPDAILLFRVGDFYETFSTDAIEVSGLLGITLTKRANGSASHVELAGFPHHALDTYLPKLVALGKRVAICDQMENPKLTKKLVKREVTELVTPGLTMNDTVLVSNTNNFLAAVVLGAGKAGVAFLDLSTGEFLTSQGYVDDIDKLIHNFNPKEVLIKRGTEHEITRHFGDKLNIYPLEDWVFTEDYGRDRLMKHFELHHLKGLGIETNTLSIIACGTILYYLQATCHEELGHITSLRKIEEDHFVRLDKFTLRNLEILNPISDEGVSLINVLDATRTPMGGRLLRRWTVFPLLDPVEISKRQTAVRALLDMPEEAARLDDLLCGIGDIERLSSKVAVSRINPREMLQMATALRIMRPIKDMLQASTVSSLKDLAITLDPCDELAQKIEDYINPDAPIALGRGAVIRDGVNAELDALREISGGGKDYLMQIRARESERTGIPNLKIAFNNVFGYFIEVRNTHKDKVPEDWIRKQTLVNAERYITQELKEYEQKILGAEEKIQALEAEIFAGLMNTLGGYMRILQSNAMVISTIDVLNSFAKIAKANDYHCPIVDNSEVIDIKEGRHPVIERLLPAGEVYVPNDVYLDTDGTQIIVITGPNMSGKSALLRQTALITLMAQIGSFVPARSARIGIVDRIFTRVGASDNISRGESTFMVEMTESAAILNNLTRRSLILIDELGRGTSTYDGISIARAIVEYLHEHPNGRAKTLFATHYHELNELESIYPRIHNFNVSVKESDGKVIFMRKLIPGGSEHSFGIHVAQLAGMPRPIVSRAEEILETLETAAAKMRSEESLSITKIPSTTTPAAEQPYQLSFFQLDDPVLGQIRSEITDIDINSLTPLEALNKLNEIKKALTGKSN; encoded by the coding sequence ATGTGTGCTAAGATCGCAGAGACACCGATGATGTCTCAATACAATGCCATCAAACAACGACATCCGGATGCCATCCTTTTGTTTCGTGTCGGGGACTTCTATGAGACCTTCTCTACCGATGCGATAGAGGTGTCGGGGTTGTTGGGGATCACCCTCACGAAGCGCGCCAACGGCTCTGCCAGCCATGTCGAACTCGCAGGCTTCCCTCACCATGCCTTGGACACGTATCTCCCTAAGCTCGTCGCCCTCGGCAAACGTGTCGCCATCTGCGATCAGATGGAAAACCCCAAGCTCACCAAGAAGCTCGTCAAACGTGAAGTCACAGAGCTGGTGACTCCCGGCTTGACGATGAACGATACCGTCCTCGTCTCGAATACGAACAACTTCCTTGCGGCCGTTGTCCTCGGAGCCGGCAAGGCCGGTGTGGCATTCCTCGATCTTTCGACGGGCGAATTTCTCACCTCTCAAGGTTATGTCGACGACATCGACAAGCTCATCCACAACTTCAATCCCAAGGAGGTTCTCATCAAGCGTGGCACGGAGCATGAGATCACTCGCCACTTCGGTGACAAGCTCAACATCTATCCCCTCGAAGACTGGGTCTTTACCGAAGATTATGGTCGAGACCGTCTGATGAAGCACTTCGAGCTGCACCACCTCAAAGGGCTCGGCATAGAGACCAACACCCTCTCCATCATCGCCTGCGGTACGATCCTCTACTACCTCCAAGCCACTTGTCACGAAGAACTCGGACACATCACCTCTCTTCGTAAGATCGAAGAGGACCACTTCGTCCGTCTTGATAAATTTACCCTCCGCAACTTGGAGATCCTCAACCCCATCTCTGACGAAGGGGTCTCTCTCATCAATGTGCTTGATGCCACTCGCACCCCCATGGGGGGGCGGCTCTTGAGGCGTTGGACGGTATTTCCGCTGCTCGATCCTGTCGAGATATCGAAGAGGCAGACGGCAGTCAGAGCACTCCTCGACATGCCCGAAGAGGCAGCCCGACTCGATGATCTCCTTTGTGGTATCGGGGATATTGAGCGTCTCTCCTCGAAGGTTGCCGTATCTCGCATCAACCCTCGTGAGATGCTTCAGATGGCGACAGCACTTCGCATCATGCGCCCCATCAAAGATATGCTCCAGGCTTCCACAGTCTCTTCGCTCAAGGATCTCGCCATCACGCTCGACCCTTGTGACGAGTTGGCACAGAAGATAGAGGACTACATCAATCCCGATGCACCCATAGCCCTTGGACGTGGTGCCGTCATCCGTGATGGTGTCAATGCCGAGCTCGATGCCCTTCGCGAGATCTCCGGTGGAGGTAAGGATTATCTGATGCAGATCCGTGCACGTGAGTCGGAGCGTACAGGCATCCCCAACCTAAAGATTGCCTTCAACAATGTCTTCGGTTACTTCATCGAGGTCCGCAACACCCACAAAGACAAGGTCCCCGAAGATTGGATCCGCAAGCAGACTCTCGTCAATGCCGAGCGTTATATCACACAAGAACTCAAAGAGTATGAGCAAAAGATCCTCGGTGCGGAAGAAAAGATCCAAGCCCTCGAAGCCGAGATCTTCGCAGGCCTTATGAACACCCTCGGAGGGTATATGCGCATCCTTCAGAGCAATGCCATGGTGATCTCCACCATCGACGTGCTCAATAGCTTTGCAAAGATTGCGAAGGCCAACGACTATCACTGCCCCATCGTCGACAACAGCGAAGTCATCGACATCAAGGAGGGGCGTCACCCTGTCATCGAACGCCTCCTCCCTGCCGGTGAGGTTTATGTCCCCAACGATGTCTATCTCGACACCGACGGCACTCAGATCATCGTCATCACGGGGCCCAATATGTCGGGTAAGTCAGCACTCTTGAGACAGACTGCTCTCATCACCCTCATGGCTCAGATCGGTTCGTTCGTCCCTGCACGCTCGGCAAGGATAGGTATCGTCGATCGCATCTTCACCCGTGTAGGAGCTTCGGACAACATATCCCGAGGAGAGTCCACATTCATGGTCGAGATGACCGAGTCTGCCGCTATCCTCAACAACCTCACACGTCGCAGTCTCATCCTCATCGACGAGCTCGGTCGTGGTACCAGCACCTATGACGGCATCTCCATCGCAAGAGCCATCGTCGAGTACCTTCACGAGCATCCCAATGGTCGTGCCAAGACCCTCTTTGCGACCCATTATCACGAACTCAACGAGCTCGAAAGCATCTATCCTCGTATCCACAACTTCAATGTCTCGGTCAAGGAGAGTGACGGTAAAGTCATCTTCATGCGCAAGCTCATCCCCGGTGGTAGTGAACACAGCTTCGGTATCCATGTCGCACAGCTTGCAGGGATGCCTCGCCCCATCGTCTCTCGTGCCGAGGAGATCCTTGAGACCTTGGAGACAGCAGCGGCTAAGATGCGTTCGGAAGAGTCTCTGTCGATCACGAAGATACCCTCGACCACAACCCCGGCGGCCGAACAGCCCTACCAACTCAGCTTCTTCCAGCTCGATGACCCTGTCCTCGGGCAGATACGCAGCGAGATCACAGACATAGACATCAACAGCCTCACCCCGCTCGAAGCCCTTAACAAACTCAACGAGATCAAGAAAGCCCTCACCGGCAAGAGCAACTGA
- a CDS encoding phosphatase PAP2 family protein, with protein sequence MRSVLAIALCFLSVLHLRAQGLGEQMDVTHRKDSLLGTLPRATYVPYVQAEPLSAIIIPAQVTLGMGFMMWEEDRSVRSLRHHYIGGFKTRLDDYTQLVPLAVTWGLLGMGKAGRSQTVWESFVAQASSFAILTAIIQGGKYSIGRLRPDASAHNSLPSGHTGTAFACAAILDAEYGQQYPWLAGIGYGVATLTGMSRIANNRHWGTDVLAGASVGLSSVYLGYFLSDWIFGRKRVCLTKPFALGESSPFLLSLDNARTGLFKRVGAFSPDRPMLSLGLSARVPVYKNLGTVVQARIFRGENSERHEHLNAHALLVGLSYMRPILGGRMWWDLETGAGYLSAGRVGKILTVSADGMEIEDYTCASAIVKIGGGLTLVTHRTFGMRVGAGYLFAPSALPAEGLLGRHNNGYEVGLSLSYLLDIHSHMAKRTK encoded by the coding sequence ATGAGATCTGTACTTGCCATCGCACTTTGCTTTTTGTCCGTCCTTCATCTCCGAGCCCAAGGTCTCGGGGAACAGATGGATGTGACGCACAGGAAGGACAGCCTCTTGGGGACTTTGCCCCGAGCGACTTATGTCCCTTACGTGCAGGCCGAACCCCTCTCAGCCATCATCATCCCGGCTCAGGTCACTCTCGGTATGGGCTTCATGATGTGGGAAGAGGATCGTAGTGTGAGGAGCTTGAGGCATCATTATATCGGAGGGTTCAAGACAAGGCTCGACGACTATACACAGCTCGTGCCTTTGGCTGTGACTTGGGGCTTGTTGGGTATGGGCAAGGCCGGACGCTCTCAGACGGTCTGGGAGTCCTTTGTGGCACAAGCCTCATCGTTTGCGATACTCACTGCAATCATACAGGGAGGCAAGTACTCTATCGGTCGTCTGCGCCCCGATGCTTCGGCGCACAACTCTCTTCCTTCGGGGCATACAGGTACAGCCTTTGCTTGCGCTGCCATCCTGGATGCCGAGTATGGACAGCAATATCCGTGGCTGGCAGGGATAGGTTATGGCGTGGCGACCCTCACGGGGATGTCACGCATCGCCAACAACCGTCATTGGGGTACCGATGTCCTTGCCGGTGCTTCGGTAGGGCTTTCGTCCGTGTACTTGGGCTACTTCCTCTCTGATTGGATTTTTGGGCGAAAGAGAGTTTGTCTGACGAAGCCCTTTGCTCTCGGCGAATCCTCTCCTTTCCTATTGAGTCTGGACAACGCACGGACCGGACTCTTCAAGAGGGTCGGAGCTTTTTCGCCCGACAGGCCGATGCTATCTCTTGGTCTTTCGGCTCGTGTGCCGGTGTATAAGAACCTCGGTACGGTGGTGCAGGCCAGGATCTTCAGAGGCGAAAACAGCGAACGCCACGAACACCTCAATGCCCATGCGCTCCTTGTCGGTCTGTCGTACATGAGACCCATCCTCGGCGGACGGATGTGGTGGGATCTGGAGACCGGTGCAGGCTATCTCTCTGCAGGTCGTGTAGGCAAGATCTTGACAGTAAGTGCCGATGGGATGGAGATCGAGGACTATACCTGTGCATCGGCCATTGTCAAGATCGGTGGAGGACTGACCCTCGTCACCCACCGTACCTTCGGGATGAGGGTGGGGGCAGGTTATCTCTTCGCGCCCTCGGCTCTCCCTGCCGAAGGGCTCCTCGGACGGCACAACAACGGCTATGAGGTCGGGCTCAGTCTATCTTACCTGCTTGACATCCATTCCCACATGGCCAAACGGACGAAGTAG
- the alaS gene encoding alanine--tRNA ligase has product MYTSKQIRQLFLDFFKSKGHHIVPSAPMVIKDDPTLMFTNAGMNQFKDVILGNTPIKYPRVADSQKCLRVSGKHNDLEEVGRDTYHHTMFEMLGNWSFGDYFKKEAIEYAWELLVDVYKLDPDRLYVTVFEGAPEEGLERDNEAEAFWRRVLPADRIINGNKKDNFWEMGDTGPCGPCSEIHIDLRSDAERAAVPGVSLVNHDHPQVIEIWNLVFMQYNRMADGRLEALPNKVIDTGMGFERLCMALQGKTSNYDTDVFTPMISAISSLVHVPYGHTEAQDIAMRVIADHIRTIAFSITDGQLPSNAKAGYVIRRILRRAVRYGYTFLGQKQAFVYKLVPVLLSSMGEAYPELVQQEQIITKVIKEEEESFLRTLETGIHILDSYVEKEMDGGKKSSVLPGSVLFELYDTYGFPVDLTELILREKGLTADVAGFETEMQKQKERARNAAAIEADDWVMVGEGDVDFVGYDHNESKTHIVRYRKIKKKGKDLYQVILTHSPFYAEMGGQIGDRGELRGMANQEVVYVEDTVRENNLPIHIMTKLPADLTQEFHASIDSRRRRRIESNHSATHLMHLALRQVLGTHVEQKGSFVSDDVLRFDFSHFSKMTREEIRKVENLVSDMIRANFPIDERRCVPMSEAKEMGAMALFGEKYGEEVRVIRFGDSIELCGGTHVPATGVIGSFRIVSESSIAAGIRRIEAVTGEAADAYNDKLQDLIYDLQGLFQNSPNLKQAVQKLISEDEQIRKELREAMDERKERLKKELLAAPKVVGDVHVYVVPFTLKADIAKDIAFAVKAAETKEFVYIANSIDSDKCTLTLMLSEGLVAQGHNASNLVRAAGKFIQGGGGGQPAFATAGGKRPEGLSEANNFILAELGLQ; this is encoded by the coding sequence ATGTACACTTCGAAGCAGATCAGACAGCTGTTCTTGGACTTCTTCAAGTCCAAAGGACATCATATCGTACCATCGGCACCGATGGTCATCAAGGACGACCCTACACTCATGTTTACCAACGCCGGGATGAATCAGTTCAAGGATGTCATCTTGGGCAATACTCCTATCAAATATCCTCGTGTGGCAGACTCTCAGAAGTGCCTCCGTGTCAGCGGTAAGCACAACGACCTCGAAGAGGTGGGACGTGACACGTACCACCACACGATGTTCGAGATGTTGGGCAACTGGTCGTTCGGAGACTACTTCAAGAAGGAGGCCATCGAGTATGCGTGGGAGCTCCTTGTCGATGTGTACAAGCTCGATCCCGATCGTCTCTATGTCACCGTCTTTGAGGGTGCGCCCGAAGAAGGATTGGAGCGAGACAATGAGGCAGAGGCATTTTGGCGTCGTGTCCTTCCTGCTGATCGTATCATCAATGGCAACAAGAAGGACAACTTCTGGGAGATGGGCGACACAGGGCCTTGCGGTCCTTGCTCGGAGATACACATAGACCTCCGCAGTGATGCCGAACGTGCGGCAGTACCCGGTGTCTCCCTCGTCAACCACGACCACCCTCAGGTGATCGAGATATGGAACCTCGTCTTCATGCAATACAATCGCATGGCGGATGGTCGTCTGGAAGCACTCCCCAACAAGGTCATCGACACAGGTATGGGCTTCGAGCGTCTCTGTATGGCTCTCCAAGGCAAGACCTCGAACTATGACACCGATGTCTTCACACCCATGATTTCTGCGATCTCTTCGCTCGTACATGTCCCTTATGGCCATACCGAAGCGCAGGACATCGCCATGCGTGTCATCGCAGACCACATACGCACGATAGCGTTTTCGATCACGGATGGTCAACTTCCGTCGAATGCCAAGGCGGGCTATGTCATCCGCCGTATCCTTCGTCGTGCCGTGAGGTATGGATATACCTTCCTCGGTCAGAAGCAGGCGTTTGTCTACAAGCTCGTACCCGTCCTCTTGTCTTCGATGGGTGAGGCTTATCCCGAGCTCGTTCAGCAAGAACAAATCATCACAAAGGTCATCAAGGAGGAGGAAGAGTCCTTCTTGCGCACACTGGAGACCGGTATACACATCCTCGACTCTTATGTCGAAAAGGAGATGGATGGGGGCAAGAAGTCTTCTGTCCTCCCCGGGTCAGTCCTTTTCGAACTGTATGACACTTACGGCTTCCCCGTGGACCTCACCGAACTCATCCTTAGAGAGAAGGGGTTGACTGCCGATGTGGCAGGCTTCGAGACGGAGATGCAGAAGCAGAAAGAGCGTGCACGCAACGCCGCTGCCATCGAGGCGGACGACTGGGTCATGGTAGGCGAGGGCGATGTGGACTTCGTGGGCTACGATCACAATGAGAGCAAGACCCACATCGTGCGTTACCGCAAGATCAAGAAGAAGGGTAAAGACCTCTATCAGGTCATCTTGACGCATTCGCCTTTCTATGCTGAGATGGGTGGACAGATCGGTGACCGTGGCGAGCTCCGTGGTATGGCGAACCAAGAGGTCGTCTATGTCGAGGATACCGTCCGTGAGAACAACCTCCCCATCCATATCATGACGAAGCTCCCTGCGGATCTCACTCAGGAGTTTCACGCGAGCATCGACAGCCGTCGTCGCCGTCGCATCGAGAGCAACCACTCTGCGACACACCTCATGCACCTTGCGTTGCGCCAAGTCCTTGGCACTCACGTAGAGCAGAAGGGGTCGTTCGTGTCCGACGATGTCCTCCGCTTCGACTTCTCACACTTCTCCAAGATGACGAGAGAAGAGATCCGCAAGGTCGAAAACCTTGTCTCTGATATGATCCGTGCCAACTTCCCCATCGACGAACGCCGCTGTGTACCGATGAGTGAAGCGAAAGAGATGGGGGCGATGGCGCTCTTCGGTGAGAAGTATGGTGAGGAGGTACGTGTCATCCGCTTCGGTGACTCCATCGAACTTTGTGGGGGGACACACGTCCCTGCGACAGGAGTCATCGGTAGTTTCCGTATCGTCAGCGAGTCATCCATCGCCGCAGGTATCCGTCGTATCGAAGCTGTCACGGGCGAAGCTGCGGACGCTTACAACGACAAATTACAAGATCTGATCTACGACCTCCAAGGGCTCTTCCAAAACTCGCCCAACCTCAAACAAGCCGTACAGAAGCTCATCTCCGAAGATGAGCAGATCCGCAAGGAACTGCGTGAAGCCATGGATGAGCGTAAGGAGCGTCTCAAAAAAGAACTTCTCGCTGCGCCAAAGGTGGTCGGCGATGTTCACGTGTATGTAGTACCGTTCACACTCAAGGCAGATATCGCCAAGGACATAGCATTTGCGGTCAAAGCGGCAGAGACAAAGGAGTTTGTCTACATCGCCAATAGCATCGATAGCGACAAGTGCACACTGACCCTCATGCTCAGCGAAGGGCTTGTCGCTCAGGGACACAATGCTTCGAACCTCGTGAGAGCTGCAGGTAAGTTCATCCAAGGTGGAGGGGGCGGTCAGCCGGCCTTCGCTACAGCAGGAGGGAAGCGTCCCGAAGGGCTCAGCGAAGCGAACAACTTCATCCTTGCCGAACTCGGACTTCAATAA
- a CDS encoding MerR family transcriptional regulator, whose translation MRTKKKTVQVDWKNKTDMKLCYTISEVAQMYGISEVTIRYWEQEGAFKPRRSASGTRYYHREHLIVIDKLNYLIYDKGFTLKAALSRLHVDTTEIEVKVIDHLKNIAERLRKISESATLLMEQKPTRPSDSTQ comes from the coding sequence ATGAGAACGAAGAAAAAAACAGTACAGGTCGACTGGAAAAACAAGACCGACATGAAGCTCTGCTATACCATCAGCGAAGTCGCACAGATGTACGGCATCTCTGAGGTGACGATCAGGTACTGGGAGCAGGAGGGTGCGTTCAAACCCCGACGCTCGGCTTCGGGCACTCGCTACTATCATCGTGAGCATCTCATCGTCATCGACAAACTGAACTATCTCATCTATGACAAAGGCTTCACCCTCAAGGCAGCCCTCTCTCGTCTGCACGTGGACACCACCGAAATCGAGGTCAAAGTCATCGATCACCTCAAAAACATCGCCGAGAGGTTGAGAAAGATCTCCGAAAGTGCCACACTCCTCATGGAACAGAAGCCCACACGTCCATCTGACAGCACCCAATGA
- the mnmD gene encoding tRNA (5-methylaminomethyl-2-thiouridine)(34)-methyltransferase MnmD, translating into MTASPTHKIERTQDGSTTLYNEALDEHYHSCFGARAESLHVFIDNALVRGETSPKSVLEIGFGTGLNALLSLLHTERHPDYEVLYTTYELFPISDELAVAFANSFDETERSWLRRLHAAPWGEVVEITPRFRLHKIQADARSVTPPTPLATAVYMDAFSPEKCPELWEIEQLRRLYDCCASGAYLSTYCAKGAVRRAFQSVGFEVFRTPGPPGGKREILVCHKP; encoded by the coding sequence ATGACCGCATCCCCGACACACAAGATCGAGCGCACCCAAGACGGCAGTACTACCCTCTACAACGAAGCCCTCGACGAACACTATCACTCCTGCTTCGGTGCAAGAGCCGAGTCACTCCATGTCTTCATAGACAATGCGCTCGTTCGTGGCGAGACAAGCCCCAAGAGTGTCCTTGAGATAGGCTTCGGCACAGGGCTCAACGCCCTGCTCTCACTCCTCCATACCGAGCGACATCCCGACTACGAGGTCCTCTACACGACATACGAACTCTTCCCTATCTCGGACGAACTCGCAGTGGCGTTTGCCAACTCCTTTGACGAAACCGAAAGGTCATGGCTCCGCAGACTCCATGCAGCTCCTTGGGGCGAAGTGGTGGAGATCACCCCAAGGTTCAGACTCCACAAGATCCAAGCCGATGCACGCTCGGTCACCCCTCCCACACCTCTCGCCACTGCCGTGTATATGGATGCATTCTCGCCCGAGAAGTGTCCCGAACTTTGGGAAATCGAACAGCTCCGACGTCTCTACGACTGTTGTGCTTCGGGTGCTTACCTCTCCACCTACTGCGCCAAGGGGGCAGTCCGCAGAGCCTTTCAGTCGGTAGGCTTCGAGGTCTTCCGCACGCCCGGTCCTCCGGGAGGCAAGCGCGAGATCCTCGTCTGTCACAAACCATAG